In Centroberyx gerrardi isolate f3 chromosome 7, fCenGer3.hap1.cur.20231027, whole genome shotgun sequence, the sequence TAGTAAATTACTGTTAGACTACTTTATACAAAATTACCACATCTCAAATCAGCACACCTTGTAATTAAAGAGGAGCATTTCTTAACAGGAAAACCTGCACTTAATAAGCAATGATTTGTAACTTTCCTTCATCTTTCATTTTCCAGGGGTTGTTCCAGAAGGCAGAGGCGTTGTACACCATGGGAGACTTTGAATTTGCGCTGGTGTTTTACCACAGGGGACATAAGCTGCGTCCAGAGCTTCAGGAGTTCAGGCTGGGTATCCAGAAAGCACAGGAGGCTATAGAAAACTCTGTGGGCAGTAAGTCAATGACATTTTgcagcatactgtatattgtagtCACAGCATAGGTCCTCCTCACCTTTTctaaataatttgtttttctccacaatCTTAGGCCCTTCCTCTGTAAAACTGGTGAATAAAGGAGACCTGTCATTCTTCCGCAAGGGTGAGGAGGTAAGCCTTTGTTGCATTCTCCATTAACCCTTATTTTACCAGGAAAGCCTGGAGGTGTAGCTGCATTGGAAAGGATAAATACAAGCACTTCCCCTGGAGCAGGGTTACCATAGACCATTACACTATTCGGTATACTGTATGAtttctgtatactgtatgtactgtgaTGTACAGTATTCTGTTTATGAATGATTGACAGGTAAAGAAGGGGCTGCCAGTTAGTATCATTCACACTgtgaggagagagcagaaaCAGCAGAACCAGAAGATCACTAAGAGTGAGAGGACAACCAAACAACTGCTGGGAGAGCTTTACACTGACAAGGAATATCTGGAAAAGTTACTGAAAGATGAAGGTAGTGTGTTGTTTCACTCAGCCTCTGCTTTTTTACTCTGTTCttattctattcttagctttgttttctctctggtgTCCTtcactgaaatgttttgtttatctgtctttCACTGACTGTCAGAATCAGTACACTGCAGCTCCAAATGTTAACAATTACTTTCTCCTCCAGTCCTTGCGGTTCAATTCCAGTTATTTTTTAGcaccacatactgtatttcactTATGATAGACTGCAAACATTGTATTCTAAACTGTCACATCGATGGTCTGCAGACTTGGTAAAAGGTAAGATGCGGGGTGGGGAGAGACTGCAGGATCTCATTCTGAACTGCATCACGTACCTTGACACTCGCACCGAGTTCTGGCACCAGCAGAGGCCCATCTACGCGCGGGAAAGGGACCGTAAGCTCATGCAACAAAAATGGAACAAATCCCGTCAGAGTCCACCGTCTGACCCCGCTCGGTTTGTGCTGGAGAGCCTAGAGGACATTGatgcaggtgagacaggctTCAGGTTGAACTTTTTGCttagttctttttcttttttcagcctGACTAATGCTTATGTTCCTCTTCTTAGCTTTGACTTCTGGAAACGCAGAGGGTAGTCTCAAGAACGCCCGACATGTCATGAAGACAGTGCAGGGATGGTCAGAGAAAGTGGTGCCTAATAAGAAAGAGGTGATGGGCAGCCTGCACAGTTGCATTGGGAATGCCCTGATTGACCTGGGCGATATGGACAAAGCACTAGACCATCATCAAAAAGACCTGGAGTTGGCTACACAGTGGTGAGTAGTGTTCTAGCGTTCTAGCGTTCAAACCTATATTTCTTTCAACTCAGATAGGTTCTTCTAATACTCAAACTTCTCTTTCTGATTAACAGCAAACTCTCAGATGCAAAGTCCCGGGCTCTGGACAACATTGGCCGAGTCTATGCCCGAATTGGGAAGTTCACACAGGCTATTGAAGTGTAAGTCAAGAACGAAACAAATGTTGCATTTGTGTAATGTATGATAGGGCCATCTTTTGAAAAGCAGATGTGAGTTTAACGCTAACATTGCATTTGCtccattttctttcctctctttttctttgaatTCAGCTGGGAAGAGAAGATTCCCTTGGTCCGTAGTGGTTTGGAGAAGACCTGGTTGTTCCATGAGATTGGTCGCTGTTACCTGGAGCTGAGGCGTCACACAGAAGCCCGAGACTACGGCTGCCGCTCGCTTGCTGCAGCTGATGAAATTGCAGATGAGAAATGGCAGCTGAATGCCAGTGTTTTGGTGGCACAGTCAGAATGTAATTCTTGCTGTTTTCGATGTTTTATTTACTTCTTTCTGACTTAATATTTGAAGTATAATAGATGAATGAAAAAGGTTGGAGCAACATGCCAGCATATCTGCTTGGTATTTAACTTTGTAAACTTTCAAGCTACTTCAGTTATGCTGAAATCCCAGGACACAACAGTCACATTTTTCTGACAGCCAATACCCTACTCTGTCATCTCAGTGAAACTTGGGAACTTCAATTCCTCTGTCTCCCACTTTGAGAGAGCCTTGGACCGAGCCAAGGTGCTTCAGGACGACTCTGCCATGGATGCCATTCAGAAGGTTTCCCGTCTGCTATCATCTGTTCTCCTTGGGCGTCTTATCAGTTCTATTTCATGAAATTATTGCTCATTGACAATTTATCATTCTGTCCTCTTTCAGGCTCTCCATGTGGCAAGGCAAGATTCAGCACAGTAAGGCTCTCAGATCAAGACCGGTGGTGCTTCAGAGGACAAAGATCACCAAATGAAACTTGAGAGATAAAAAAGAGACTAATAAAACCATACATGTGATAGACTACTGAGTTGTTTGTGAGTTTTTGAACCTGCAGAAATGTGTGAACTGCTCAAAAGCACATCAGTGCTCTCCAGTGAGAGGATATGAAATAGGTTTTAAAGTATGTTGAACCATTATACAAGGGTTATATACTCAGAAATTATGAAAAAGCAGTCTGATATCGAGCATCAGTGTAAGATTCAAATTTGTTATGATACTGGATGATAAATGAGACCCAATATCTGCCTAGTAGTCTAATCAAAGGTCTGAAATACACATAGGCATGCTTTTTGTAGTCACTAGTGGAAGGtttaaatacaaatgaaacCCAAATATAAATCAGACATTGGACCATGATGGAGGTTCTGATCAGATAAGATAAAACTGAAGATGAAGCTTCAAAACTCCCTTTGAGTAATTTAGGTTGGTGGGgcagcaaagaataggatatagataagaatagagGAAGCAGAACATATTGAagataatacaaaataattacaataaaaagAACGTTATGGATACAGATACAGTTTTGTTGTTATGCCAATACAGAACTCTCATTGGCTTGAAAGGATTCTTGCTATGTTGcctattgacagatttacaggttaACAGGTGTCAGCAGTTTATAGATCTGAATTTACAGCATGTATGCGgggtgtgcaaatgtgcatagTTGGATTAAATTGAGCTTGTGAGCTTGGCAGCACAGTAGATGTTACAAGACAGCACTGAATCATGTTCAAATCATGTTCAAATGCACTGTTCTCTGAAGAGGCAAAATGTTATGCTCGTCATAACATTTTCCATGGGGAATGTGTTAGGATGTAAAAGTTGCAATCCTGACCTACAGGCATCCTGCATTCCCTCCTATAGTGTCCAGTGTCAAAAGTCACTGGGGCCAGACATTGTCACCTGTAGAAATTACCTGGGGAAGTAGAGACACTAAGATAACAATCTTTATATAATCATTGTGCATTTAAGCTTACTTTTAATCAAAGCTCTTTCATTTTAATAGCGCAATTTCTTGAGAACATTAACTAGTATTTTCAGTGTTCTTATTACAGTCCAAATTCATTTATGGAGTTTAGCTTTTAGCACAAACCCACGTAATTAAATCTGAAACAGAATTATTTACAAATGAGGCGCTCAATGTGGCGCTTCCCACACAATACAGACAGTGTTACTGTTACACATTGCAACCTGTCAACCTTGAAGCTCATTTCCCCATTGTTAACTTGCAGTTCCCCATCAGAGCTTTACTTGCTGATGGCAACTTCCCTGTCATGCCTCTATTACATCATTGTTACCAAGGCATACATGCTGTGATTCACAAGCAGGTGACTGCTGCCTGCAAGGTTTAAACAAATACCAGTACAGAGTTCACCTATGAGATCAGAGACCACAGGATTAGACTAGATAGCAAGGACACTTCCTGCTATTTGGTGGTACTTTCCCACAGTACACCTGTGATGGCTGCCACAGAATTTTTATAATGTCATGGaaataag encodes:
- the odad4 gene encoding outer dynein arm-docking complex subunit 4 → MSDVDGDQGGQRPKSTFPTYMAEGEQLYHKGEYPKAVESYSTALTLQPDDKNCLVARSKCYLKMGDSENALKDAEASLKEDKEFFKGLFQKAEALYTMGDFEFALVFYHRGHKLRPELQEFRLGIQKAQEAIENSVGSPSSVKLVNKGDLSFFRKGEEVKKGLPVSIIHTVRREQKQQNQKITKSERTTKQLLGELYTDKEYLEKLLKDEDLVKGKMRGGERLQDLILNCITYLDTRTEFWHQQRPIYARERDRKLMQQKWNKSRQSPPSDPARFVLESLEDIDAALTSGNAEGSLKNARHVMKTVQGWSEKVVPNKKEVMGSLHSCIGNALIDLGDMDKALDHHQKDLELATQCKLSDAKSRALDNIGRVYARIGKFTQAIEVWEEKIPLVRSGLEKTWLFHEIGRCYLELRRHTEARDYGCRSLAAADEIADEKWQLNASVLVAQSELKLGNFNSSVSHFERALDRAKVLQDDSAMDAIQKALHVARQDSAQ